In a genomic window of Coriobacteriia bacterium:
- the msrA gene encoding peptide-methionine (S)-S-oxide reductase, translating to MDTREIYLAGGCFWGTEAYLKKLPGIIDTEVGYVNANIKNPSYEDVCTGATNAAEAVKVTYDPDVISPPLLLQAYLRTINPFSLNRQGNDVGTQYRTGIYWTDPDDGRAAESLLTELARNTGKQPRVEAAPLLNFYPAEGYHQDYLGKNPFGYCHVNLADANAFIAEHAADFGT from the coding sequence ATGGACACACGTGAAATATACCTTGCCGGCGGGTGCTTCTGGGGCACCGAGGCGTATCTGAAGAAGCTCCCCGGAATCATCGATACCGAGGTCGGCTACGTAAACGCGAACATCAAGAATCCGAGCTACGAGGACGTGTGCACGGGCGCGACAAACGCGGCCGAAGCCGTGAAGGTCACCTATGACCCTGATGTAATCTCGCCGCCGCTGCTCTTGCAGGCCTACTTGCGCACCATCAATCCATTTTCACTCAACCGCCAGGGCAATGACGTGGGCACGCAATACCGCACCGGCATCTATTGGACGGATCCGGATGACGGGCGTGCAGCGGAATCATTGCTCACAGAGCTTGCGCGCAACACCGGCAAGCAACCACGCGTGGAGGCAGCACCGCTCCTGAACTTCTATCCAGCCGAGGGATATCACCAGGATTACCTCGGCAAGAACCCTTTTGGCTACTGCCATGTGAACCTTGCGGATGCCAACGCATTCATCGCCGAGCACGCGGCGGATTTCGGAACCTGA
- a CDS encoding NAD(P)H-hydrate epimerase: MFSSTRIAYVVLMMSSLHVYICYTYNNICKHPKQSRERPKAGREIMRCKDQPVAEGHFMTQLIDLQCVDGGTAQAPVLDVADVVALEQRIAQDGTSLLELMTCAGTSLARAVEAHAVPDAAVVVLVGSGNNGGDGWVAARALAAAGRNVTLVSKTVPEELTAEPARTAALESASTGSFDLAIAPSDAELAWLLDNADVIVDAILGTGFAHDQVREPYATWIRLANEAHRKHGTRIVAADCPSGLNAQTGATASDCVMADETVTMIVPKTGLLESQARPYVGTLLLAPLISIEEYFDDLL; the protein is encoded by the coding sequence ATGTTTTCGTCTACGCGTATCGCATATGTCGTACTCATGATGTCCTCACTTCATGTTTACATTTGTTATACATATAATAACATTTGCAAACATCCGAAACAATCACGCGAACGTCCAAAGGCGGGTCGTGAGATAATGCGCTGCAAGGATCAACCCGTCGCTGAAGGGCATTTCATGACACAACTCATCGACTTGCAGTGTGTGGACGGTGGCACGGCGCAGGCCCCGGTGCTCGATGTGGCGGATGTCGTCGCGCTTGAGCAGCGTATCGCGCAAGATGGCACCTCGCTTTTGGAGCTCATGACATGCGCGGGAACCTCTCTTGCTCGCGCGGTCGAAGCGCACGCTGTGCCCGACGCTGCGGTTGTCGTCCTTGTGGGTTCGGGCAACAACGGCGGCGATGGGTGGGTGGCCGCCCGTGCGCTTGCCGCGGCAGGCCGCAACGTGACGCTCGTTAGCAAGACCGTTCCCGAAGAGCTAACGGCGGAGCCGGCCCGTACGGCTGCGCTCGAGTCTGCATCTACCGGCAGCTTTGACCTTGCCATTGCCCCGTCGGACGCGGAGCTGGCATGGCTGCTCGACAACGCCGACGTCATCGTCGACGCTATTCTCGGCACGGGTTTTGCCCACGACCAGGTGCGTGAGCCCTATGCCACGTGGATTCGCCTGGCAAACGAGGCGCATCGCAAGCACGGTACGCGCATCGTCGCAGCCGATTGTCCCAGTGGTCTGAATGCGCAGACCGGCGCAACCGCCAGCGACTGCGTCATGGCCGACGAGACCGTTACGATGATTGTGCCCAAGACCGGGCTTCTGGAGTCGCAAGCGCGTCCATACGTGGGCACGCTCCTGCTCGCCCCGCTCATCTCGATTGAGGAGTATTTCGATGACCTGCTTTGA
- a CDS encoding type II toxin-antitoxin system antitoxin, RelB/DinJ family has protein sequence MSTTYAIRVDENIKNEAAEVAKFYGLDLASVTRALWAQIARTRRIPLDLCEEEPNEESLEAIRETNEMIASGKGGRFKTAEELFEALGI, from the coding sequence ATGAGTACGACATATGCGATACGCGTAGACGAAAACATCAAGAACGAGGCGGCGGAGGTTGCCAAGTTCTACGGCCTCGATCTGGCAAGTGTCACTCGTGCCCTTTGGGCGCAGATTGCGCGCACGAGGCGCATTCCGCTTGACCTTTGCGAGGAAGAGCCTAACGAGGAGAGCCTCGAGGCCATCCGCGAGACGAACGAGATGATTGCAAGCGGCAAGGGCGGTCGCTTCAAGACAGCTGAAGAGCTATTCGAGGCATTGGGGATATAG
- a CDS encoding Fe-S oxidoreductase: MTCFDDVHGKLGFGLMRLPKIDGEIDIPQFGDMVDAFLGAGFNYFDTAWAYPGSEEATRKALVERYPRDAFLLATKAAPWFKCKNAQEAYVQLETSLERTGAGYIDYYLMHNLGSVRTEAFDRFDMWEFARRKREEGVIRHLGLSIHDSADALDTVLSEHPEVEFVQLQVNYLDWDNPVHQSRACLEVARKYGKPVVVMEPLRGGLLANPPESVRRVFEQTDPSSSCASWALRFAASQPDVAVVLSGMSDLAQMEANIRTMRDFECMGADEAAVIARAQDEFAKFDLIPCTGCDYCAKTCPANIGISGALLALNAYTMFGSYKNEWIVGGERKNKRKPSECLQCGACEKVCPQQIPIVADLKRAVELLGL, translated from the coding sequence ATGACCTGCTTTGATGACGTCCACGGCAAACTGGGCTTTGGCCTCATGCGCCTGCCGAAAATCGATGGCGAGATCGACATCCCGCAATTCGGCGACATGGTCGATGCCTTCCTCGGTGCCGGCTTCAACTACTTCGACACGGCCTGGGCCTATCCGGGAAGCGAGGAGGCCACGCGCAAGGCTCTGGTCGAGCGCTATCCGCGCGATGCGTTCCTGCTCGCCACCAAAGCCGCCCCCTGGTTCAAATGCAAGAACGCCCAGGAAGCGTACGTCCAGCTCGAGACCTCGCTCGAGCGCACGGGCGCTGGCTACATCGACTACTATCTCATGCACAACCTGGGAAGCGTGCGCACGGAAGCGTTCGACCGCTTTGACATGTGGGAGTTCGCGCGGCGCAAGCGCGAGGAGGGCGTCATTCGCCATCTCGGGCTTTCCATTCACGACAGCGCCGATGCGCTCGACACCGTGTTGAGCGAGCATCCCGAAGTCGAGTTCGTGCAGCTTCAGGTGAATTACCTCGACTGGGACAACCCGGTGCACCAGAGCCGCGCATGCCTCGAGGTCGCGCGCAAGTACGGTAAGCCCGTCGTGGTCATGGAACCGCTGCGCGGTGGGTTGCTGGCCAATCCGCCCGAATCCGTACGTCGCGTCTTCGAGCAGACCGATCCATCGAGTTCGTGCGCGTCGTGGGCTCTGCGCTTTGCCGCCAGTCAGCCCGATGTGGCTGTCGTGCTTTCGGGCATGAGCGACCTTGCGCAGATGGAAGCCAACATCCGCACCATGCGGGATTTCGAGTGCATGGGCGCCGATGAGGCAGCGGTAATTGCACGTGCGCAGGACGAGTTCGCGAAGTTCGACCTCATACCCTGCACCGGATGCGATTACTGTGCGAAGACATGCCCGGCCAACATCGGCATCTCGGGCGCGTTGCTCGCGCTCAACGCGTACACGATGTTCGGCAGCTACAAGAACGAATGGATCGTCGGTGGCGAGCGCAAGAACAAGCGCAAGCCGAGCGAATGCCTGCAATGTGGTGCCTGCGAGAAGGTGTGCCCGCAGCAAATCCCCATCGTGGCCGATCTCAAACGCGCAGTCGAGCTACTTGGTTTGTAG
- a CDS encoding type II toxin-antitoxin system YafQ family toxin → MLDSDFAPAMLRDIKRLQKKHVDTSVLRPVIKLILENTVESREELIRRHDMHTLGGAWDGSNECHVCNAGDWLLVWAVRDDVAYFQRTGNHDEIFR, encoded by the coding sequence ATGCTGGATTCTGATTTTGCGCCTGCCATGCTGCGAGATATCAAGAGGCTGCAAAAGAAGCACGTCGATACGAGCGTCCTGCGGCCGGTTATCAAGCTCATCCTCGAAAACACGGTCGAGTCACGCGAAGAGCTCATTCGTCGACATGACATGCACACGCTCGGCGGTGCATGGGATGGTTCCAACGAATGCCATGTCTGCAATGCAGGCGATTGGCTGCTCGTGTGGGCGGTTCGCGATGATGTCGCGTATTTTCAACGTACGGGGAATCACGACGAGATATTTCGCTAG
- a CDS encoding Fe-S oxidoreductase, which yields MAFDTSKISKLGFGCMRFEGRETDTIDIELTSQLVDVYMEHGGNYFDTAWAYPNSEAALRKALVERHPRDSFFIADKCVAWTHCNSADDLEKQLQESLANLGVDYFDVYLMHNLGGNRTAAFEKYDAWEFVKSVKERGLAKHIGFSAHCTPEELEQFIQAYPEAELVQLQINYLDWNNPSFREQECVEVANKHGLPIVAMEPVKGGLLADPPVPVREILDEAMPGSSYAVDALRFAANQEGVFTVLSGMNTIAQVEDNARAFADFKPLSPVECAAIERAQTAMAESGIVPCTGCDYCAKVCPMDIGISGAMTALNYFINFSDACEANYQLGFIVRFNGGKKMPSECIECRACMEACPQNIDIMNCFKRIEEEIVPHGRPRVLMRP from the coding sequence ATGGCCTTTGATACCAGCAAGATCAGCAAGCTCGGCTTTGGATGCATGCGCTTCGAGGGACGCGAAACCGATACTATCGACATCGAGCTGACCTCACAACTTGTTGACGTGTACATGGAGCATGGTGGCAACTACTTTGACACCGCCTGGGCCTATCCCAATAGCGAAGCGGCATTGCGCAAGGCGCTCGTGGAGCGTCATCCGCGGGACTCGTTTTTCATCGCTGACAAATGTGTTGCATGGACGCATTGCAACAGCGCTGATGATCTCGAAAAGCAACTGCAGGAATCACTCGCGAATCTCGGTGTCGATTATTTCGATGTCTATCTCATGCACAATCTTGGTGGCAACAGGACGGCGGCTTTTGAGAAATATGATGCGTGGGAGTTCGTGAAGAGCGTCAAAGAGCGCGGTCTCGCCAAGCACATCGGCTTCTCTGCCCACTGCACCCCGGAGGAGCTCGAGCAGTTCATTCAGGCGTATCCCGAGGCAGAGCTCGTGCAGCTTCAGATTAATTATCTCGATTGGAATAATCCATCCTTCCGCGAGCAGGAGTGCGTCGAGGTGGCAAACAAGCACGGGCTTCCTATAGTCGCTATGGAGCCGGTGAAGGGCGGACTGTTGGCAGATCCTCCCGTGCCTGTGCGCGAAATTCTAGACGAGGCGATGCCCGGGAGCTCCTATGCCGTCGATGCGCTGCGATTTGCAGCAAATCAGGAGGGCGTCTTCACCGTTCTTTCGGGAATGAACACGATCGCGCAGGTTGAAGACAACGCCCGTGCATTCGCTGATTTTAAGCCGCTCTCACCCGTGGAATGCGCAGCTATCGAACGGGCGCAAACAGCGATGGCAGAAAGCGGTATCGTCCCATGCACGGGATGCGATTACTGTGCGAAAGTCTGCCCGATGGATATCGGCATATCCGGCGCCATGACCGCCCTCAACTATTTCATTAACTTCAGCGACGCCTGCGAAGCCAACTATCAGCTAGGGTTCATCGTGCGATTCAACGGCGGGAAGAAGATGCCGAGTGAGTGTATCGAATGTCGTGCCTGCATGGAGGCCTGCCCGCAAAACATCGACATCATGAATTGCTTCAAGCGCATCGAGGAGGAGATTGTCCCGCATGGACGCCCTCGGGTGCTCATGCGACCGTAG